The nucleotide sequence ACTGAAACGTCGTGAGAATATTTTGAAATGGAAGAACTTCAAACAATGTTTTTTTAGTTAATGGACCTTTCAATACATCTTTACGAATACCGTGATTGTTCATAAATCCAACATCCGCAAACGCCGCAATACGTTGCGCATCCGAAATAAAATTTCCGATTCCGCTTTCTCCATCACGACGACGCCAATCAACCGTCAGTTCAGCAATCACTTCACTATAATCGTTTTCAATTTGCTGCTGCATTGAATCAATAAAGTTTGTGAGTGCATTTTGAGGACGGTCATCGCGCTTCCACATCGTAATCAGTTTTCCGTCGTATGAAGTTACTTTATCATTTTCAACAACAATTTCAAGTTCACCAAGATTTTCACAATTCGCTCCCGCTTGAACAATGATAACATCGTTTATGACTCTGGGTTTTGTCAATCGCGTATGCGAATGACCGCCGACAATCACATCCAAACCTTCAACATTTTCTGCCAAAAGCGAATCATCGTCAACACCTTCGTGGGTAAGAGCAATAAGCACATCGGTCTTCGCATCAATCTCGTCAATATATTTCTGCGCAGTTTCTACAGGCGAAAGAACTTTTATACCTACAAGATTTTTCTGATTCACAAGATTATAGAGATACTGTGACATAATGCCGATAATTCCAATTCGTAATCCGTTTTTTTCAATGATGGTATAAGGATGATGATTGAGAACAAACTTTCCATGCTCATTCACAACGTTTGCGGAAAGAACGGGAAACTGAACAATGCGTGTAATCCCTAATAAATTTTCCTGCGATGCGTCAAAATCGTGATTGCCAAAACTCCACGCATCATAGCCGATTTTATTCATCATTGCAAACAAAGCGCCTCCATATACATTTTCATATTTGTATTCCGTAATTGGATTTCCCGTCATTACATCTCCGGCATCAAGCAATAACAACGGTTTTTCATTTCGAATACTATCAACAAGAAAATACAATTCTGAAAAACCACCCACCATCGGCTTCGGGTCTTTTCTACTCCACGTCGCCTCATGCTGAACAAAACTTGCATGCATATCGTTCGTGTGTAAAATTGTAATGGTTTTCTGTTGCGAAAATAACTGTAAAGAAATTGGAAGTGGTAGAATTGCTACAAAAAAGAAACGCAAGAAATGATACATAAGAAAAACTTTAAAATGAATTGATTGGAAATTCTGGAAGAAACACTTGATACATTCCCCATAATAAAAAACCTATCGTCAACGGAATGGCAAGATTATCATCGAGAAAATCGAACGAAAACAATTCGGCAATCGCTCCGCCAATTGCTGCAATAAATGCGTATGCGTATTCAACAAATGAATATCGTACTTTGGGAGTAAGAAGAATCACTGCGAACGCTGAAATGACAAATGCAATACTTCCTTCCCAACTTTTTTTCCCACCGGCAATTGAATTAAATTTATGTCTTCCAAATTTTCTTCCGAACAACGCCGAAGCCGTATCGGAAATAATGAGAATAAAAAAACTTGTGATTGCAATGAGTTTCGGAAAAAGAGCAACACACAATACCGCGGAAATAAGTACGTACGTTGCTCCTGTTAAATTTTTTTTCTTATCTGTCGTTTCGTGTTCACGAAGAATGGATTGAAAAATTATATTGTAAAATTGAGAGAATGATGTATGATATAATCGCGCAATATCAATAGCCAATGAGATAACAGCAAGAATAATTAGCAAGAAAAGCGTAGTTTCTTTCGAAAACCAAAACCAATAACTTATCGGTATTGTCAGCGAAATTAAATGAATGAACTTCCGAACAAGTTCTTTCTTAAAATCTATTTCGCCGGAAATTGAACGAACGTTTTGATGGCTCATTACTCAACTGATGAAACGGCATTCTCGATTTCTTTTTCACCGCGCGGCGTAACAGAATCTCCATTTTTCGGAATCGGGGCAAGCGATTCCCCACGAATTATCATATCAATTTCTTCACCGTCAAGAATTTCCCGTTCAAGCAATGTATTGGCTAACGAATGAAGTTTTTCAACATTATCCCTTAAAATGCGTTCTGCTTTTACCATACATTGTTCAACAATCTGTTTTACTTCTTCATCAATTTTCTGCTGCGTCAATTCGCTGAAGTTTTTTGTTTTCGTTACTTCTCTTCCCAAAAACAATTCTTCTTCTTTCGCTCCGTAGGCAATTGGACCCAACGTCGAACTCATTCCCCATTCACAAATCATTTTCCTTGCAAGTTCAGTCGCACGTTCAATATCGTTTCCTGCTCCAGTTGTTAACTGATTGAAAATAAGAAATTCGGCGGCTCTTCCACCTAATGCGTACGTAATCATCGCTTCCAAATATTCTTTGGAATACGTGTGTTTTTCATCTATCGGAAGATATGTTGTAACGCCAAGAGCGCGACCGCGGGGAATTATCGTTACTTTATGAACAGGGTCTGCATCAGGAAGATGCTTTGCAACCAATACGTGACCGCTTTCATGATACGACGTAACTTTCTTTTCTTTTTCGGAAATAATCAAACTTTTCCGCTCCGTTCCCATCATCACTTTATCTTTTGCTTCTTCAAAACAATGCATATCAACCAAATCTTGATTTTTCCTTGCAGCAAGAAGCGCGGCTTCGTTCACTAAATTTGCGAGGTCTGCACCCGAAAGCCCAGGAGTTCCTTTTGCCAAAGTTTCCAACGTAACATTATCTGCAAGAGGAATACTTCGCGTATGAACTCTCAAAATTCCTTCGCGCCCTTTCACATCCGGACGGTCAACAACAACTTGTCTATCGAAGCGTCCAGGACGTAGCAAAGCCGGGTCAAGAACATCGGGACGATTCGTTGCTGCAACAACGATGATTCCGCTATTCTGTTCAAATCCATCCATCTCGACAAGTAGTTGATTGAGCGTTTGTTCACGCTCATCGTGTCCTCCTCCAAGTCCTGCGCCGCGATGACGACCAACAGCGTCAATTTCATCAATAAAGATTATACATGGTGCATTTTTCTTTCCCGTTTCAAATAAATCACGAACGCGGCTTGCGCCAACACCGACAAACATTTCGACAAAATCCGCTCCAGAAATTGAATAAAACGGAACTGATGCTTCGCCCGCAACGGCGCGCGCAAGTAATGTTTTTCCAGTTCCCGGTGAACCAAGAAGTAAAACACCCTTGGGAATTTTTCCGCCAAGTCGTTGAAATTTATCCGGCTCTCGCAGAAATTCTATGACTTCGCGTAATTCCTGTTTTGCTTCGTCTGCGCCGGCAACATCTTCAAACGTAACTTTGGCTGAATTCTCATTTAATATTCTCGCATTTATTTTTCCAAACGAAAATATTCCGCGTGGTCCGTTGATTCCACCTCCCTGCATTCTCCGCATAACAAATAACCATACTACAAAAATCAATACCCACGGAAGCATGGAAACCAATGCATTCCACCACGAATAATCTTCTCGTATTATTTTATACTGAAATCCTGCTGCTTTCCATTTTTCGATGATTACATTATCTACAAAAGGAAGGACAAGATATACTCGTTTGTCTTGCGGGTCTTTTAAAACGGCGTGAAACTCGAAGTTATTAAAATCTGATTTCTTCAATACTG is from Ignavibacteria bacterium and encodes:
- a CDS encoding ATP-dependent metallopeptidase FtsH/Yme1/Tma family protein — its product is MEEKNIKSNKSTERKSPPPRRQKPIRPKNRPPQKIGDNDFTWSKGLRVIFSWTIIIAVVYLTMVLLRPGDKAETEIPYTEYEQYLNEKNILSAVLKKSDFNNFEFHAVLKDPQDKRVYLVLPFVDNVIIEKWKAAGFQYKIIREDYSWWNALVSMLPWVLIFVVWLFVMRRMQGGGINGPRGIFSFGKINARILNENSAKVTFEDVAGADEAKQELREVIEFLREPDKFQRLGGKIPKGVLLLGSPGTGKTLLARAVAGEASVPFYSISGADFVEMFVGVGASRVRDLFETGKKNAPCIIFIDEIDAVGRHRGAGLGGGHDEREQTLNQLLVEMDGFEQNSGIIVVAATNRPDVLDPALLRPGRFDRQVVVDRPDVKGREGILRVHTRSIPLADNVTLETLAKGTPGLSGADLANLVNEAALLAARKNQDLVDMHCFEEAKDKVMMGTERKSLIISEKEKKVTSYHESGHVLVAKHLPDADPVHKVTIIPRGRALGVTTYLPIDEKHTYSKEYLEAMITYALGGRAAEFLIFNQLTTGAGNDIERATELARKMICEWGMSSTLGPIAYGAKEEELFLGREVTKTKNFSELTQQKIDEEVKQIVEQCMVKAERILRDNVEKLHSLANTLLEREILDGEEIDMIIRGESLAPIPKNGDSVTPRGEKEIENAVSSVE
- a CDS encoding dolichol kinase, whose translation is MSHQNVRSISGEIDFKKELVRKFIHLISLTIPISYWFWFSKETTLFLLIILAVISLAIDIARLYHTSFSQFYNIIFQSILREHETTDKKKNLTGATYVLISAVLCVALFPKLIAITSFFILIISDTASALFGRKFGRHKFNSIAGGKKSWEGSIAFVISAFAVILLTPKVRYSFVEYAYAFIAAIGGAIAELFSFDFLDDNLAIPLTIGFLLWGMYQVFLPEFPINSF
- a CDS encoding bifunctional metallophosphatase/5'-nucleotidase, yielding MYHFLRFFFVAILPLPISLQLFSQQKTITILHTNDMHASFVQHEATWSRKDPKPMVGGFSELYFLVDSIRNEKPLLLLDAGDVMTGNPITEYKYENVYGGALFAMMNKIGYDAWSFGNHDFDASQENLLGITRIVQFPVLSANVVNEHGKFVLNHHPYTIIEKNGLRIGIIGIMSQYLYNLVNQKNLVGIKVLSPVETAQKYIDEIDAKTDVLIALTHEGVDDDSLLAENVEGLDVIVGGHSHTRLTKPRVINDVIIVQAGANCENLGELEIVVENDKVTSYDGKLITMWKRDDRPQNALTNFIDSMQQQIENDYSEVIAELTVDWRRRDGESGIGNFISDAQRIAAFADVGFMNNHGIRKDVLKGPLTKKTLFEVLPFQNILTTFQLSGAQLADVLRYYIKDKPQIQTSGILCKWKKENDGIEFVECTINGKPLDETKMYICAASDYFVGEAKRYIGIEISQPIYSNSMVFSEIVKYAREMKTISTGVEQRIEKVK